Within Astyanax mexicanus isolate ESR-SI-001 chromosome 2, AstMex3_surface, whole genome shotgun sequence, the genomic segment tcaaaataaggacttactatctcaaagttGCAAGGTAGTATCTGACAATtatgacttgctatctcaaaataatgagcatCTAAAAATaaggacttactatctcaaaataaacaaggaagTATCTGACGATTATGATGTACTACCTCAAAGCAATGAGCATCTAAAAATaaggacttactatctcaaaataaacaAGGTAGTATCTGACAATtatgacttgctatctcaaaataatgagcatctcaaaataaggactaagtatctcaaaattacAAGGTAGTATCTGACAATTATGACATATTGCCTCAAAAGAATGAGCATCTAAAAATaaggacttactatctcaaaataaacaAGGTAGTATCTgacaattatgacttactatctcaaaataatgagcatCTAAAAATaaggacttactatctcaaaataaacaAGGTAGTATCTgacaattatgacttactatctcaaaataatgagcatCTAAAAATaaggacttactatctcaaaataaacaaggaagTATCTGACGATTATGATGTACTACCTCAAAGCAATGAGCATCTAAAAATaaggacttactatctcaaaattacAAGGTAGTATCTGACAATTATGACATATTGCCTCAAAATAATgagcatctcaaaataaggacttactatctcaaagttACAAGGTAGTATCTGACAATtatgacttgctatctcaaaataatgagcatCTAAAAATaaggacttactatctcaaaataaacaAGGTAGTATCTgacaattatgacttactatctcaaaataatgagcatCTAAAAATaaggacttactatctcaaaataaacaaggaagTATCTGACGATTATGATGTACTACCTCAAAGCAATGAGCATCTaaaaataaggacttagtatctcaaaattacaAGGTAGTATCTGACAATTATGACATATTGCCTCAAAATAATgagcatctcaaaataaggacttactatctcaaaataaacaAGGTAGTATCTGACAATtatgacttgctatctcaaaataatgagcatctcaaaataaggacttagtatcttaaaataacaagGTAGTATCTGACAagtatgacttactatctcaagaTAACAAATTATATTTCTGAAGTATATTTAGAAATCAAGCGATTTAAACGTATCCAAATCTCTGTTCGCCCTGTCATCTTGAAAAAACCCAACCCCCTTTTAGAAAGTAGCCTTTGACGACAGTGCACTGACATCAAAagtttcatactgttttattttcatgccacttgtgtcagggccagacaggaatgagactggtgcagatacaataaaataacttttattaaagttatagagtagacaggggtagtcaacagaaacagggtcaataccaaacatgcacagtgtagagaaaccataccataaccggaggacagtccagagttcatacacgggtaggcaatatcacagggtaggcaaaaatccagagtacaataaacagtccaggtcatacacggtaatccaacacaagggagcaggcaaaaatcaaagtcggtagaaaacaaaaacaagatcatacacggagaatagcaagggcaagagaaacgctttgtattgtaggatttaccaaacagatactcggcgaggtgtgagcgtgagcatggtccttaaatacactgagtaatcagtactcgggacttcctggtggcgtcatgtgacgtgtcatgtgatcgggagtgtgtgttgtcatggagtggtgcgttctgggtattgtagttgttactgtgagaatcgcagatagagctggatgtgggagacacagacgtgctttcagcaccagacatgacagtaccctccccctgagggaccggagcggaggcagaacggggccgaccccggcgacgaccacccggcggacagggagtaccggcgggaggtgcaggtgtcggagcggaggtgccagacagacggggctcaccagagcgagaaacccgacgagttggagcagaggaggtcggaggacgcttgggacgtccacggggcctaggagcaggcttaccaggaaaacgagcatgaaactccacgagcaaggcagggtccagcacgtctttggcagccacccaacaacgctcctccggaccatacccctcccaatcgataaggtattggagtacacccccacgtctgcgtgaatccagcacctcccggacagcatacgtggacgacccctccccctccacagccgcgggtggaacatcagccggtgcagcgtcagcgagcggacccgggaccataggcttgaggagagatacatgaaaagaattattaatacgatactgagggggtaactccaccttgtaagtaacttcattaatacgtgacaaaatcttaagaggaccaataaacttaggcaggagttttctacaactaccctcaaacctaaagtcccgggtagaaagccacacccgatctcctggttggtagtctgggctgtcaccacggtgcttgtcagcacgctccttgtacacgcgcagtacctcagagactttacgatgcatgtcttcccacacctgctcactgcgcttcatccattcatccacagccggcacatcagtggacaccgctgtccaaggagctagaggaggctgaaaacccagaacacactgaaagggggtgaggccagaggtagtgttaactagggagttttgtgcaatttcagcccaaacgaggtattgtgaccaatcagtgggatgtttgaagcagtatgtgcggaggaatttccagagttcctgattaaccctctcacactgaccattacatgtagggtggaacccagaagtgagactgacatgtacaccgagatgttcaaaaaatgccttccacacacgagaggtaaattgaggaccacggtcagacaaaatatcttcggggataccaaagtgtctaaatacatgcatataaatagcttgagcagtttggaaggcagtaggcagagctgggaatggaataaatttaacccctctagagaaacgatcaacaacagtgagaactgtagtataaccctcagatacaggcagatcagtaacaaaatcaacagcaatatgcgaccaaggtctctcaggtacagggagaggtagtagcttaccggctggaagggttttaggcgttttacattgcgcacagacagagcaggaggtaacgaatgagtgaacatcagcacgcatagaatcccaccagtaacgggcacagagtaattgtaacgtgcgtgtgacaccaggatgaccagaggttaaagcggaatgagcccaggtgatgagcctgtctcgaaactggacgggtacgaacgttttaccctgaggacagtcctcagaattgggctgattagcgttactttggcgaatctgatcgtctaactcccattgaatggctgcgatctgaacagagggaggaagaatgcgttcagcctcctggggctgggatgcgctatccacagtgctgtaaaccctggacagcgcatcagctttagtattacggtttcccggacggaacgagatcgagaagttaaatcgagagaaaaaaaagagaccaacgtgcttgtctcggattaagtcgtttagccgtgcggaggtattccaaattcttgtgatcagtatacacagtaaacggatgaacggacccctccagccagtgacgccattcttctagagctaatttcacagcaagaagttccctatcccctatcccatagttacgctccgcaggggaaagcttgcgtgagaagaaggctacaggaaacaatttgggtggcgacccactacgctgagagagaaccgcgccaacacccgattcggaagcgtccacttccactacgaagggaaactcgggattagggtgcctaagtacaggggctgaagtgaacgcagctttcagctcacagaaagcgcgatccgcttcggttgaccacttcaggattttagcagcccccttagtgagggcagtaaggggcgcagcaatggagctaaagttacggatgaaccgcctataaaaattagcgaagccaaggaatcgctggagttctttaatggtctggggcacaggccaattagtaacggcagttactttctcatcgtccataaggacaccggaggaactgataacgtagccgagaaatgtgaccctttgagtgtggaactcacatttctcggctttggcaaacaggctatgctctctcaggcgttggagaacttggcgaacatgctgaatgtgtgtggggagatctggtgaatagataaggatatcgtctataaaaagaacaacagagtgattaatgagatagcgaaatatgtcattcataaacgactggaatatagctggggcgttagcgagaccgtagaccgttagcgagaccgtagggtattcatagtggccgttggtggtggaaaacgccgttttccattcgtcaccttccctgatgcgaatgagattataagcgctacggagatcgagtttggtgaagtacacggcattacgtaactgttcaagagctgctgggattaacgggagcgggtaagcgaactttttagtaatgtcgtttaagcctctgtaatctatgcagggtctcaaacccccatccttcttcttcacgaagaagaaaccagaaccaacaggggatttggatgggcgaatgaaaccttgcgcaagagcttcactaacatactcttccatagccttctcctcatcacgagacaatgggtacacacgagctttgggcagtacagaaccctctattaaatcaatagagcaatcataggggcgatgcggaggtaactcggtagctttagctttactaaacacatcagaaaaatcatagtactcggagggaatagcaggggtatctacagaatcagggctttcaacagaggtagattgcaaagagagtgaatttaaagataaacagttctcacgacagaaaggagaccaggcagtgatgtctcccaggctccatgaaatgactgggtcgtgtgtctttagccatggcgctcccaaaaccagtggatgttccgtgcgtgggagcacatagagagagagctgttccacatgtagagcgctggcttgaagggtgagaggaagagtctgcagggtcacaggtttggagcgtacagtctttccatcgatggcatggatggagatcgacttgggaagaactttcgtgggtatggcgtgctcctccaccaggtccaggctgataaagttcccctccgacccagaatctacaagcgctgagacacaaaacacatccgttggagtggtaataataacaggcaacatgaaacatttttctttaagttcagaaacaggggtacataccagtactctccacgcgctgtcccagagcagacgcttgagcagaattgggccggagttcacagttagccctcagatgacctgaaccaccacaatagaggcacaggtgaaggcgtatgcgacgctgcctctcagcgacggatagtctggatcgtgtgatatccatgggttcagagatgggtgcaggcgcaaatcccggaactggattcccggactggaggtgtgagcgtgagcatggtccttaaatacactgagtaatcagtactcgggacttcctggtggcgtcatgtgacgtgtcatgtgatcgggagtgtgtgttgtgtcatggagtggtgcgttctgggtattgtagttgttactgtgagaatcgcagatagagctggatgtgggagacacagacgtgctttcagcaccagacatgacaactTGTTACATACTTAGCAATTAATAAATCACTTTACTTGATATTTCTCAAATCTTTTCTCCATACTTAAGCCGTACACTCTGTCATGCTAAAATATTATGGTATTCAGAATATTTGCATAcaatcaaaacaaaataaacaaggtCATCATGAACAGTTCATAATGTTTACAACTCAACCACATCTTCATTGAATGGCAATTTTCGCAAAAAACTGTCCACCCTGATATGCAGTTTCCTTTGACAGTGTGACAAGAAATAAAACGTGATTAAGTTAGAAAATATGATTTCTACTCTGAATTATGAATATAATAAATGATGTACCCGTGGATACATAAAATAGTTAAAACATCTtacatttagtttaatttaatatcCCAAGTTAAAGGGGGGAAATAGCGGCATGAGTgattgaatacattttttaatacatgTTCAGATATTAATTCGATAGAAGGGAACacaaaacactaaacacaaaatCATCAAACAGTCCAGCAGAGCAAGGGACTCACATGGACAAAAATCCTGTTCTGTCTctaaaacaataaacatttttcaaattTAGAATTGTACTCTTTGTAGTAATTATGATAATTTATGTCTATTGGTTTTTAAGTACTTAAAGAATATAGTACATTTACTAATTTTAAGCACCCAGTACTCAAATACAGACACAGGAATATTTGTGAGTAATTAAGTGTAGATAAATTCTGTAGTTAAGACCGGAGTTGAGAAATAATCAGCCAAATTAGCAAGTCTGGTcaaatttaataatttttacCTCAGAATACTTAGTGTTTTATACTTGTACAGATTTATTGAGTATCACATACTCAAGGAACAAGTACAACAACCTAAAAGCTACAAATAATTTGTTGTACTGACAAGCTTATCTCTAATGCACTTTTAAAGCTTGTTAccttgtaaacaaaaaaaaaactacatactaGCCGCAGTGTTCAAATTGTGTGACAAAAGTAGCGGCTTATAACCCGGAAATTGCAGTAAGTACTTGTACTCAGCGTCAGacttacactgatcagccataacattagcaccacctgcCTAATATCCAGTATTCTTCCTTTGTGCTGCCACAACAGATCTGATCTCTTTCCAGGTTCAATCGCAGAAGTTCTCCAGAGATTGAGAAGCACATTGAGGCTGTGTGGAATGACAGAGTGACCAAAGAGCCATGGCTTTTCAATGGGGCCAAGTTCAGACTGCACTCAGCAGAACTGTCCACGTCTATTCCCAGCACATCCATGAACTGTGTTGCAGGTGATGAAGCCCTACAGGCTTTGAACTCTGATATTTTTGACAGTGAAAATCAGCTTGAAGGCTGTAGGGCGGAGGAATCCTCTCCAGCACCTGTAATCACATCAGAAAATACAAACTGTGAAAGGAACAGCTGCTGTAAAGTTACCACAGAAGAGCCCCAGAAAGGGACAAGTGCAGCATCACGCAGAAACGCCTCCAAGCACCAGGCGCTTCTCAGCTTACAGCTGGGGTTAACCTGTTATAAAGACTTTCTGGGAACCAACTGGTCACAAGAGGCCTTGAACCTGCAAAAACGTGGAGACGTGGAGGTTGGAGACCCTCAGGCCTTCCTGGCTCagcctcttggtgttggggcTGTTATGGTCACCTCAGATGGACAGGTGGTTATGCTCAGAAGGAGTCAGAAGGTTGCAGAGGCAGCGGGGCTCATTGACATACCTGGTGGTCACCCTGAGCCTAAGGTGAGGTGAAGAgcatgtaataaaatataatccACTGTAGTAGTTTTTTGGGATGGGATTCACGGGGCATCTCATGATACAACATTATCATGATACGTTGCCCTCAATAACAATGAGATCACGATACTATGATTCTGTGATACTTCTCGAGATAATTCGAGATaattacagcatctgtgttaatgAAGAGTATAAAACACTCcttaataagcaaataccagaattAAATACCATAATGGATTTaatgtgtcagtttcacagaaattCACAACCAATATTCATCACCACAGCTGTACTCTATTGATTTAATTAGAGCCACAACGTGGAGTAATGATGCTGTGACTTTAGTAAGTCAATTTTGGGGGAGGGGGTGAGTCTTAGGAAGTTTAGAGcgcctgtgtttcaataaaatatcaatatttgactcCACATAACAATAGGATCAAACcaatgtgatatattgtgatattgatatattgtcccaccagTAGTTATGCTACATTCAGAAGGTTCTTTTCACAACATTATTATGCACCAGGCTGGTATTTACTAAAGTATGACACAAATAAGTCCAATAGTTGTGTTTTTTCACAAGTTTGTGTTTTTAAGTTCCCAGTATATTCTCAAGTTCAGATTTGGGGGGGTGAGGATACATAAGACATAATATTTTCTATAGTGTCTTTATAATCTAATAAACAGTGAGgagttattttgttttttacttaattaaaatgatcagttatttaaagtattaaaggtaaattaaatatttaagattATTACGACAGTAGTACATTTATACTTTGTCACATGGCTAGTCATTATTATGTGGGGGGAGGGGGACTTGACATAAGCACGTCTTTGTCTGCAGGCTGTGTGTCAAGGTGTGAGTGAGGAGGCCATCAGCGTGGACCTGATGCAGGACAGTGAGAGAGCCGTTATTTCAGAGATCTTCTCCTCAGTGTGTGCAGAAATCAGAGATGAGGTATGTGTGCTTTATACAATAATTACAACAACCTTACCTTTGGAGAATAAGGTATTCCCTGAGCCTAAGGTGGGGTGAAGAgcatgtaataaaatatataatccaCTGTAGTAGTTTTTTGGATGGGAATCACGGGGCATCTCATGATACAACATTATCATGATACGTTGCCCACAATAACAATGAGATCACGATACTATGATTCTGTGATCCTTCTCGAGATAATTTTCTatgatactttacagcatctgtgttacggAAGAGTATAAaacactcctaaataagcaaataccagaattAAATATCATAATGGATTTATTAGTGTCAGTTTCATAAAAAATCAAGGGGGTGAGTCTTAGGAAGTTTAGAGcgcctgtgtttcaataaaatatcaatatttgactcCACATAACAATATGACCAAATCGATGTGCTACATTGTGAtattgatatataatataatataaggtgTTCCCTGCCTCAGGGGTCAGATCCCTGGGATATTGATAAAAGCGTTGTGGAAATTCTTTGTCACTGTTTAGAGAGTGAAATCTCAGTTTGTTTTCTGTATCTCTTTTCTGTCTGCAGGTAAATGTTCCCCTCAGTTTCCTCAGCGCTCCTGTTCTGATGGGAATAGCACTAAACCACACCAGCGCAGGACGACCCAGTGCAGAGTTTTACATCAGGTACAGATCTCACATAAAACATTCTGACCATATTACTTACGGTGGTTTATACTTGTAGTTTGGTTCGCTTGGACCAATATAAACAtcgcaaaaaatattgcaatcaTGCCAAAACTATTCACTTTTGGAGGACAAAAACTGACCCCTGGTCTCTTAAACCCAGCTTATTAAATCATGTCATTTTTATCACTATTACAACACTTCTTTGTTATCTTTATATGCATTTTCATATTAACACATCAAAAGAGCTGCCATAACATTGTGAATAGCAGCTAATTCAAATTTAATTACCCAGAGGGTGCTCTTCCTGCTGGGGACTGTGCTCACACTAGTCTAGAGATAGTGAGGTAGCGGTCCACAGTGAACTCTCATAACAAGCCAGGGAAAAATGACTGCAGACAAGCCAAGTGGCAACAAACCTTTGTGGACTAATctagaattttttatttattgtgcttCACATTAATAACAAGATAActaaaatcaaactgtttttttttctcg encodes:
- the nudt22 gene encoding uridine diphosphate glucose pyrophosphatase NUDT22, with amino-acid sequence MDAALSEGAEDPDTYKKHHKHPMDPEVSVMLHCAPSQGLEEHQIRAEISTRFNRRSSPEIEKHIEAVWNDRVTKEPWLFNGAKFRLHSAELSTSIPSTSMNCVAGDEALQALNSDIFDSENQLEGCRAEESSPAPVITSENTNCERNSCCKVTTEEPQKGTSAASRRNASKHQALLSLQLGLTCYKDFLGTNWSQEALNLQKRGDVEVGDPQAFLAQPLGVGAVMVTSDGQVVMLRRSQKVAEAAGLIDIPGGHPEPKAVCQGVSEEAISVDLMQDSERAVISEIFSSVCAEIRDEVNVPLSFLSAPVLMGIALNHTSAGRPSAEFYIRCSLTMEEVKDFYWRGGPEAHESTDIVFVNREEMQQLDESASLWSELCPSAKGAVLLYRLVRPDGV